In Fibrobacter sp. UWH4, a single genomic region encodes these proteins:
- a CDS encoding 4'-phosphopantetheinyl transferase superfamily protein: MNDINAISSDSRTIRRLDVETPLGVVHLAGFVQKPDHRSVILGILSEYVGEPVTAADIVESKEDTRPKFPKLDFDVNWTHSDGYCVVAFGGRGSLGLRLGVDLERFSPRRLHLAERFFSTEEASLVKSLTASSGEFAEHAAEREFFRLWCRKEAFYKCVGGEFFEGTLRRNMLKNPVHLDAPNRSVYFVDLDGSAVGAPMKAALCLAVSA; this comes from the coding sequence ATGAACGACATCAATGCCATTTCTAGCGATTCCCGTACCATCCGGAGACTCGATGTGGAGACTCCTCTGGGGGTGGTGCATTTGGCGGGATTCGTGCAGAAACCGGACCACCGGTCGGTCATTCTAGGCATTCTGTCGGAGTATGTGGGCGAGCCTGTAACCGCTGCGGATATCGTGGAATCCAAAGAAGATACGCGTCCTAAATTTCCGAAGCTGGATTTTGACGTGAACTGGACGCATTCGGACGGTTACTGCGTCGTGGCTTTTGGCGGACGAGGCTCTCTAGGGTTGCGTCTCGGGGTGGACCTGGAACGATTTTCCCCTCGGCGACTGCACCTCGCGGAACGGTTCTTCAGCACCGAAGAGGCTTCCCTCGTAAAGTCGCTGACGGCATCGTCGGGAGAATTCGCCGAACATGCAGCCGAGCGGGAGTTTTTCCGTCTGTGGTGCCGCAAGGAAGCTTTCTACAAGTGCGTGGGCGGCGAGTTTTTTGAAGGTACTCTTCGGCGCAATATGCTAAAAAATCCGGTGCACCTGGATGCACCGAATCGTTCAGTTTACTTTGTCGACCTGGACGGCTCGGCTGTCGGAGCTCCTATGAAGGCCGCTCTCTGCCTCGCCGTTTCCGCTTGA